The Streptomyces sp. NBC_01317 genomic interval CGTCCCGCCAGGCCGAACCGGTCCGCAGCTTCCACACGATCCCGTTCAGCACCACCCGGTCATCCGACCGGGGCCGACCAGCCGTCCCCGAACTCGGCAACAACCGCGACAACACAGCCCACTCAACATCCGACAACTCATGACGACGCACCACACCCGCCATAATCCCGCATCGCACAAACAGCTTTGAAGACGACCCCTAGCGCGCGAGGTGCCGACGGACGTCCTCGGCGACCTGCTCCCGGGTGGTCATCCCGTACTTCCGGTAGATGTTCTTGAGATGCGCCTTCACGGTGTTCGGGCTACGGCCGATCTCGGTGGCCAACTCCTGGTTCCCCAGCCCGTTCACCAGCAGCACCGCCACCCGCTGCTCCACCTCGGTCAGTGAGAGAAAGCGCTGTTCGGGCCCCTGGTCGGCCCACAGCGCCATCTCCATCAGTTCGGTCTGGGTCTGCTCACAGAGCCGGACGATCTCTTCAGGAGCCCGAAGACTGCCCGCTCCTCCGTCCCCGGCCTCGGCTCCCGCCTCCTCCACCATGTGCCGGGCGATGCCGTGGATCTCGGACAGCCGGGCGGCCATGTACTCGATGACATGATCCGACGTGAGGGTCCGTGACACCCCGCCGCCCGGCAGCAGCAGGAGAAAGGCCTCGGTGTCCTCCTTCTCGCGGGTCAGGACCCGCGCCAGTAACCCGGTGAGCCACTCGAAGGAACGAACGGCGTTGTCGTCGAAGGCGCCCGGGGTGTAACTGTGCATGGACACCATCCCGAACAGCACGTCGCGAGACCCCTGTTCGGTCCGGAACATCGGTACGGTGACCGCGTCGGCCGACCGTCTGCGGGTGTCCCCGAACGACATGCTCGCGTTCAGCACCGCGCCGTTGTCATAGGCGAAGCGATACGTCTGCCGATGCCTGACCAGCCAGGCCGTCTGCCCGCTCGGTCCGTAGGTGTGGGAGGTGGGGTCATCGAAGACGCTCCCCTCATAACCGTACGGAAAGCGCACCCGGTTGGCGCCGTGCAGCAGCGCCACGTAGAAGGAGTCGAACGGCGCCAGCTTCGCAGCGGTAGCGCGGACGTAGTCATACAAATCGTACCGATCCCCTGCAAGCCCCCCGCGCATCTTGTGATACGCCTCATGCAGAATCCCCATACTCCTGGCATCGATCCTCGCCGGAACGTCCCCCATGCGCAGCCCTCCAAAGACCCA includes:
- a CDS encoding helix-turn-helix transcriptional regulator encodes the protein MGDVPARIDARSMGILHEAYHKMRGGLAGDRYDLYDYVRATAAKLAPFDSFYVALLHGANRVRFPYGYEGSVFDDPTSHTYGPSGQTAWLVRHRQTYRFAYDNGAVLNASMSFGDTRRRSADAVTVPMFRTEQGSRDVLFGMVSMHSYTPGAFDDNAVRSFEWLTGLLARVLTREKEDTEAFLLLLPGGGVSRTLTSDHVIEYMAARLSEIHGIARHMVEEAGAEAGDGGAGSLRAPEEIVRLCEQTQTELMEMALWADQGPEQRFLSLTEVEQRVAVLLVNGLGNQELATEIGRSPNTVKAHLKNIYRKYGMTTREQVAEDVRRHLAR